One genomic window of Haloferax mediterranei ATCC 33500 includes the following:
- a CDS encoding TIGR00341 family protein, whose product MRLVQVMVPTGKRKAVLRTLDEEGVDYAVSEETSGRDFVAVVTFPVPKEAVEPVLARLRDAGVERDAYTVVVAAETVASKRFDKLQKEYEEEDENGDRIAREELASKAASLAPSVPTFVIMTIISAVVATAGLLLDSPAVVVGSMVIAPLVGPAMSASVGTVVDDDQMFARGIRLQVFGGVLAVGSAALFALLLRESGAVPLSTAEVLSVPEVDERLAPDVLSLVIALGAGAAGAISLSSGVSTALVGVMIAAALIPPTAVVGIGIAWGSPEAVVGSAILVLVNILSINFVAIGVLWQQGYRPEHWIRRDEARRAALYRIAIIGIGLLVLSSFLGTVTYTTYRNAGFQSDAQEAIEGVLADTDAQLLSMDVRYDSGPLQEPARVVVTVGYDPWSDPPEVKDELTQRVNAVAPDPLSPWGTDRIAVEVRYVAVAE is encoded by the coding sequence GTGCGACTCGTACAGGTGATGGTGCCGACCGGCAAGCGCAAAGCGGTCCTTCGGACACTTGACGAGGAGGGTGTCGACTACGCCGTCTCCGAGGAGACGTCCGGGCGCGACTTCGTCGCCGTCGTCACCTTCCCGGTCCCGAAGGAAGCGGTCGAGCCAGTGCTGGCGCGCTTGCGAGACGCGGGTGTCGAACGCGACGCCTACACCGTCGTTGTCGCCGCCGAGACCGTTGCGTCGAAGCGGTTCGACAAGCTACAGAAAGAGTACGAGGAGGAGGATGAAAACGGCGATAGAATCGCTCGGGAGGAGTTGGCGTCGAAAGCCGCCAGTCTGGCCCCGTCGGTGCCGACGTTCGTCATCATGACGATTATCTCGGCGGTCGTCGCCACCGCCGGGTTGCTCCTCGACTCACCCGCAGTGGTCGTCGGGTCGATGGTTATCGCCCCGCTCGTCGGGCCCGCGATGTCGGCAAGCGTCGGCACCGTCGTCGACGACGACCAGATGTTCGCCCGCGGGATTCGACTCCAAGTGTTCGGCGGTGTCCTCGCCGTCGGGTCGGCGGCCCTGTTCGCGCTTCTCCTCAGGGAATCGGGTGCAGTCCCGCTTTCAACCGCGGAAGTCCTCTCAGTTCCCGAAGTAGACGAACGCCTCGCACCGGACGTGCTCTCGTTGGTTATCGCTCTCGGGGCCGGTGCAGCGGGTGCGATTTCGCTATCGTCGGGCGTCTCGACGGCGCTCGTCGGCGTCATGATTGCCGCCGCGTTGATTCCGCCGACAGCCGTGGTCGGGATTGGAATCGCGTGGGGGTCACCCGAGGCGGTCGTCGGCTCTGCGATTCTCGTCCTCGTGAACATCCTCTCTATCAATTTCGTGGCAATCGGCGTGCTCTGGCAACAGGGCTACCGCCCGGAACACTGGATTCGACGCGACGAGGCCCGTCGGGCCGCCCTGTACCGTATTGCAATCATCGGGATTGGACTGCTCGTCCTCTCGTCGTTCCTCGGGACGGTCACGTACACGACGTACCGAAACGCGGGATTCCAGAGCGATGCACAGGAAGCCATCGAAGGCGTGCTCGCAGACACCGACGCGCAACTGCTATCGATGGACGTCCGGTACGATAGCGGACCGTTACAGGAACCCGCCAGAGTCGTCGTTACGGTCGGGTACGACCCGTGGTCCGACCCACCGGAAGTAAAAGATGAACTCACACAACGAGTGAATGCGGTCGCACCTGACCCGCTTTCACCGTGGGGGACAGACCGGATTGCGGTCGAGGTTCGCTACGTCGCCGTCGCAGAGTAG
- a CDS encoding 5-formyltetrahydrofolate cyclo-ligase gives MDKAALRDTVWDELESSGEARFPFPPHGRIPNFADARAAADRLAGTPEWADATAIKANPDAPQLPVRRRALREGKVVYMAVPRLRDERCFYELDPARIDDDNLDSAPTVSHVESYAEQVAPDELPAIDFVVSGSVVVSEQGVRIGKGEGFSDLEYAVLQGLGAVDDETTIATTVHELQVRDDLPEPDSHDVPMDLVVTPERTVRTETPYPRPEGIDWSALSAERLEEMPVLQRLRDKRDAE, from the coding sequence ATGGACAAAGCAGCACTCCGAGACACGGTCTGGGACGAACTCGAATCATCGGGCGAAGCCCGCTTTCCCTTCCCGCCACACGGTCGCATTCCCAACTTCGCCGACGCACGGGCAGCGGCCGATAGGCTCGCCGGGACGCCCGAATGGGCAGACGCGACCGCAATCAAGGCCAATCCTGATGCCCCACAACTCCCGGTCAGGCGGCGCGCCCTCCGCGAAGGTAAAGTCGTCTACATGGCCGTCCCGCGACTCCGCGACGAGCGGTGTTTCTACGAACTCGACCCCGCCCGCATCGACGACGACAACCTCGATAGCGCGCCGACCGTTTCACACGTCGAAAGCTACGCCGAGCAGGTCGCCCCGGACGAACTGCCGGCAATCGATTTCGTGGTCTCCGGGTCGGTCGTCGTCTCCGAGCAGGGTGTCCGAATCGGCAAAGGCGAAGGGTTCAGCGACCTCGAATACGCGGTGTTGCAGGGCCTCGGGGCGGTCGACGACGAGACGACCATCGCAACGACGGTTCACGAACTGCAAGTCCGCGACGACCTCCCGGAGCCGGATTCCCACGACGTGCCGATGGACCTCGTCGTCACGCCCGAGCGGACGGTTCGAACCGAAACGCCGTATCCGCGACCGGAAGGAATCGACTGGTCGGCGCTTTCGGCCGAGCGACTCGAAGAGATGCCCGTGTTGCAGCGGCTTCGGGACAAGCGGGACGCCGAATAG
- a CDS encoding NOG1 family protein encodes MIFESLPTTPRSDELIDKAFSRAARTGRAKQNKLEAQQSMLQTASNILSDNLENVVVEWPDFETVDPFYYELADAIVDVDEVRKSLSEIMWASRQIDEIAREYQPKLRKTDADLARKHRKQAFARMANITEEVEDDLLRIGEARDALKNLPDIRPDEPAIVVAGYPNVGKSSFVNDVTRASNEIARYPFTTKGVQIGHFDRERIRYQIIDTPGLLDRPEDERNDIEKQAVSALEHLADAVIFVADASAECGYPIESQLELRDAVQARFEERDIPVLTVCNKSDRSTDMEADLYMSVETGENVDAVLDAAADAIGFEPDIPPSRNE; translated from the coding sequence ATGATTTTCGAGTCTCTCCCGACCACGCCCCGGTCGGACGAACTCATCGACAAGGCCTTTTCGCGGGCCGCGCGCACGGGGCGAGCGAAGCAGAACAAGTTGGAGGCTCAGCAGTCGATGCTTCAGACGGCGTCGAACATCCTCTCGGACAACCTCGAAAACGTCGTCGTCGAGTGGCCCGACTTCGAGACGGTCGACCCGTTCTACTACGAACTCGCCGACGCAATCGTCGATGTCGACGAGGTTCGAAAGAGCCTCTCGGAGATTATGTGGGCCTCGCGGCAGATTGACGAGATTGCTCGCGAGTACCAGCCGAAACTCCGCAAAACCGACGCCGACCTCGCTCGCAAGCACCGAAAACAGGCGTTTGCCCGTATGGCAAACATCACCGAGGAGGTCGAAGACGACCTGCTCCGAATCGGCGAGGCCCGCGACGCACTGAAGAACCTCCCCGACATCCGCCCGGACGAACCGGCAATCGTCGTCGCCGGCTATCCGAACGTCGGGAAGTCCTCGTTCGTCAACGACGTGACCCGCGCATCGAACGAAATCGCGCGCTACCCCTTCACGACGAAGGGCGTCCAAATCGGCCATTTCGACCGCGAGCGCATCCGGTACCAGATTATCGACACGCCGGGGCTGCTCGACCGTCCCGAAGACGAGCGAAACGATATCGAGAAACAGGCCGTCAGCGCCCTCGAACACCTCGCGGACGCCGTCATCTTCGTCGCCGACGCCAGCGCGGAGTGCGGCTACCCCATCGAATCGCAACTCGAACTCCGAGACGCGGTGCAAGCCCGATTCGAGGAACGTGACATTCCGGTCCTCACCGTCTGCAACAAGAGCGACCGCTCGACCGACATGGAGGCAGACCTCTACATGAGCGTCGAGACGGGTGAAAACGTCGATGCAGTCCTCGACGCCGCGGCCGACGCCATCGGGTTCGAACCCGACATCCCGCCGTCGCGAAACGAGTAA
- a CDS encoding homing endonuclease associated repeat-containing protein, which translates to MHDRPIDPMGEHTVEAYLEYVGRVPQSIRDRIERDVHPLTGNRGSFRLNNHVLFAELYLLAEKTGTSPTPVDMTRFGAFHVSFYRDRFGAFACGVEFAGLEPNFHSPEERVRYEEYDVREFYTEPVTDD; encoded by the coding sequence ATGCACGACCGGCCGATCGACCCGATGGGGGAACACACAGTCGAGGCGTACCTCGAATACGTCGGTCGCGTTCCGCAGTCAATCCGCGACCGAATCGAGAGGGATGTCCATCCGTTGACTGGAAATCGGGGTTCGTTCCGGTTGAACAATCACGTCCTCTTCGCGGAACTGTATCTCCTCGCCGAAAAGACGGGGACCAGTCCGACGCCGGTCGATATGACGCGGTTCGGAGCGTTTCACGTCTCGTTCTATCGGGACCGGTTTGGGGCGTTCGCGTGCGGGGTCGAGTTCGCCGGTCTCGAACCGAATTTTCACTCGCCCGAAGAACGCGTTCGATACGAGGAGTACGACGTACGCGAGTTCTATACTGAGCCAGTGACGGACGACTGA
- a CDS encoding NUDIX domain-containing protein, giving the protein MTHVATAFLRHGGRVLLTRRSDEVGTYQGRWAGVSGYVEGDPENTEVDARRELREEVGVTDAELVRSGQPLSITDDGREWTVHPFLFDVADRTVDPNEELAEVEWVHPTEIPNRETVPGLWSTYRRVAPTVETVRDDETHGSAWISIRALEVLRDTAVEAESRDDLVSLARELRDARPSMTAVGNRVNRVMADADRSPEGIRRRTEAEIDSAVVADETAAAEAAQLLRKRDFDRVATLSRSGTVVAALKDAQPSVVVAESRPGLEGVTVVETLARAGIETTLTTDAALPNLVASGEVDCVLVGADSVLASGAVVNKVGSYPVALAADRGGVPFFTVCARDKIRSDDEFVGEDDGSLYDGEESVKTENPLFEVVPEEFVAGVVTEDGVLDAEGVSKVTVEHAELEAWDDQDDDTGR; this is encoded by the coding sequence ATGACGCACGTCGCCACCGCGTTCCTTCGACACGGCGGGCGCGTTCTCCTCACGCGCCGGAGTGACGAAGTCGGAACGTACCAAGGGCGCTGGGCTGGGGTCTCAGGCTACGTCGAGGGAGACCCCGAAAACACCGAGGTCGACGCTCGGCGAGAACTCAGAGAGGAAGTCGGCGTCACCGATGCCGAACTCGTCCGCTCGGGCCAGCCGCTGTCCATCACCGACGACGGCCGAGAGTGGACCGTCCACCCGTTTCTGTTCGACGTGGCGGACCGCACAGTCGACCCGAACGAGGAACTCGCCGAAGTTGAGTGGGTCCACCCGACCGAAATCCCGAACCGCGAGACAGTCCCCGGGTTATGGTCGACCTATCGCCGCGTTGCGCCGACCGTCGAAACCGTTCGTGACGACGAGACGCACGGCTCAGCCTGGATTTCAATCCGCGCACTGGAGGTGCTGCGTGACACCGCAGTCGAGGCAGAATCGCGAGATGATTTGGTCTCGCTCGCCCGGGAACTCCGCGACGCCCGTCCCAGCATGACCGCCGTCGGCAACCGCGTTAATCGGGTGATGGCGGACGCCGACCGGAGTCCGGAGGGAATCCGCCGCCGCACCGAAGCGGAAATCGACAGCGCGGTCGTCGCCGACGAAACCGCGGCGGCGGAGGCGGCACAACTCCTCCGCAAGCGCGACTTCGACCGGGTTGCGACGCTCTCTCGCTCCGGTACAGTCGTCGCGGCACTCAAAGATGCACAGCCAAGTGTCGTCGTCGCCGAATCACGACCCGGACTTGAAGGCGTCACCGTCGTCGAAACGTTGGCGCGAGCGGGCATCGAAACCACACTCACCACCGATGCGGCGCTTCCGAACCTCGTCGCGTCGGGCGAGGTCGACTGCGTGCTCGTCGGTGCCGACTCGGTTCTCGCGTCGGGTGCCGTCGTCAACAAGGTCGGGAGTTACCCCGTCGCGCTCGCGGCCGACCGCGGCGGAGTTCCGTTCTTCACGGTCTGCGCCCGCGACAAGATACGCAGTGATGACGAGTTTGTTGGTGAAGACGACGGTTCGTTGTACGACGGCGAGGAGTCGGTGAAGACTGAAAACCCGCTTTTCGAGGTCGTTCCCGAGGAGTTCGTGGCGGGCGTCGTCACCGAAGACGGGGTTCTCGACGCTGAAGGCGTTTCGAAGGTTACGGTGGAACACGCCGAACTCGAAGCGTGGGACGACCAAGACGACGACACCGGTCGATGA
- the ddh gene encoding D-2-hydroxyacid dehydrogenase produces MHIERLAVDESVGRAMPPQRFIEALSDLGVPVEFAGEDEQFGPGDAVASFGHRDAFLDADWVHCIRAGYDEFPVGVYEEAGTYLTNSTGIHGTTVGETVAGYMLTFARRLHAYRDAQHDHAWDLPRYEEPFTLAGERVCVVGLGTLGRGVVDRAAALGMEVVGVRRSGDPVDNVSTVYTPDRLHEAIADARFVVLATPLTDETEGMVAAPEFETMREDASLVNVARGPVVVESDLVAALDSGDIAGAALDVFSEEPLPEDSPLWDFEDVLITPHVSAATSKYHEDVAALIRENIEKIATGDELTNRVV; encoded by the coding sequence ATGCATATCGAACGTCTCGCGGTGGACGAATCGGTCGGTCGCGCAATGCCGCCACAGCGATTCATCGAGGCACTGTCCGACCTCGGCGTGCCCGTCGAATTCGCCGGCGAGGACGAACAGTTCGGGCCGGGCGACGCGGTGGCCTCGTTCGGCCACAGAGACGCCTTTCTCGATGCGGACTGGGTCCACTGCATTCGCGCCGGATACGACGAGTTCCCCGTCGGTGTCTACGAAGAAGCGGGGACGTATCTCACCAACAGTACTGGAATACACGGCACGACCGTCGGCGAGACGGTCGCAGGGTACATGCTGACGTTCGCCCGCCGTCTCCACGCCTACCGCGACGCCCAGCACGACCACGCGTGGGACCTGCCGCGCTACGAAGAGCCGTTCACCCTCGCGGGAGAGCGCGTCTGTGTCGTCGGTCTCGGCACGCTCGGTCGGGGGGTCGTCGACCGCGCGGCCGCCCTCGGTATGGAGGTCGTCGGCGTCCGCCGCTCGGGCGACCCGGTCGACAACGTCTCGACGGTCTACACGCCCGACCGATTGCACGAGGCCATCGCAGATGCTCGGTTCGTCGTCTTAGCGACGCCGCTGACGGACGAAACCGAAGGAATGGTCGCCGCGCCGGAGTTCGAAACGATGCGCGAAGACGCCTCTCTCGTGAACGTCGCTCGCGGACCGGTCGTCGTCGAGTCGGACCTTGTCGCGGCACTCGACTCGGGCGACATCGCGGGCGCAGCACTCGACGTGTTCTCCGAGGAACCGCTCCCGGAAGACTCGCCGTTGTGGGATTTCGAGGACGTGCTCATCACACCGCACGTCAGTGCCGCGACGAGCAAGTACCACGAGGACGTTGCCGCACTCATCCGTGAGAATATCGAGAAGATAGCTACCGGAGACGAACTCACAAATCGCGTGGTGTAA
- a CDS encoding SIMPL domain-containing protein, whose amino-acid sequence MQRRIIAPLLLVGLVLLAGCLSPLQAAPGESANSTNATTISATGTGEVTADADLAVVNIAVTHTADSADEARGTVADNVSAVRTALTDAGIAEDDIQTTGFTIRPEYDHGGEKRELVGYRAVHTLSVEVAPDRAGEVIDLAVGAGASEVQNVRFTLTDETRAELRSEALTKAVESAKADADDVATASDLTVTGVQTATVGGSNSPGPYPVAFEDARTTSGAPTELTPGPVTVSATVEVVYTAE is encoded by the coding sequence ATGCAACGACGCATCATCGCCCCACTACTCCTCGTGGGACTCGTACTCCTCGCAGGGTGTCTGTCACCGTTACAGGCGGCACCTGGAGAGAGCGCAAACAGCACAAATGCGACGACCATCTCCGCGACCGGAACTGGTGAGGTCACCGCCGACGCCGACCTCGCCGTCGTCAACATCGCGGTGACCCACACCGCAGACTCCGCCGACGAGGCGCGCGGGACGGTCGCTGACAACGTTTCAGCTGTTCGCACCGCCCTCACTGACGCCGGTATCGCCGAGGACGACATCCAAACGACCGGCTTCACTATCCGTCCCGAATACGACCACGGCGGTGAAAAACGCGAACTAGTCGGCTACCGCGCTGTCCACACGCTGAGCGTCGAAGTCGCCCCCGACCGTGCCGGTGAAGTCATCGACCTCGCCGTCGGTGCCGGAGCCAGCGAGGTCCAGAACGTGCGCTTCACGCTCACCGACGAGACGCGCGCCGAACTCCGCAGTGAAGCCCTGACGAAGGCCGTCGAATCGGCAAAGGCGGACGCTGACGACGTCGCCACCGCATCCGACCTCACTGTCACGGGCGTCCAGACCGCCACCGTCGGCGGGAGCAACTCGCCCGGTCCGTACCCAGTCGCCTTCGAAGACGCCCGCACGACTTCCGGAGCACCAACTGAACTCACACCCGGTCCCGTAACCGTCTCGGCGACGGTTGAGGTCGTCTACACGGCCGAGTAA
- a CDS encoding coenzyme F420-0:L-glutamate ligase: protein MELFPVPDVPEIREGDDLAALISERVDLRPGDVVCVASTVVSKAEGRFADLDDFPAGPRARELAARLSELTDDEKDPRFAQAVLEESVDLVMDEPFLLTETRFGHVGVNAGIDRSNVPDHDLLLLPKRPNKSAERICAGITADRVIVSDTCGRPFRHGQRGVALGWAGLSASRDWRGETDRDGRELGVTVESVVDELAAAANLVQGEGDDGTPVVVVRNFEWGDHGESEAHFRDIDGDFVRQALRDWSYEP from the coding sequence ATGGAGTTGTTTCCCGTCCCCGACGTCCCCGAGATTCGTGAGGGCGACGACCTTGCGGCCCTCATCTCGGAGCGCGTCGACCTTCGCCCCGGTGACGTGGTCTGTGTCGCGTCGACGGTCGTTTCGAAGGCCGAAGGGCGGTTCGCCGACCTCGACGATTTCCCCGCCGGTCCGCGGGCCCGCGAACTCGCCGCCCGACTCTCGGAACTAACGGACGACGAGAAGGATCCGCGATTCGCGCAGGCCGTCCTCGAAGAGAGCGTCGACCTCGTGATGGACGAACCGTTCCTCCTGACCGAGACGCGATTCGGCCACGTCGGCGTCAACGCCGGCATCGACCGGTCGAACGTCCCCGACCACGACTTGCTGTTGCTCCCCAAGCGCCCGAACAAGTCGGCCGAGCGCATCTGCGCCGGTATCACCGCCGACCGCGTCATCGTCTCCGATACTTGCGGTCGACCCTTCAGACACGGCCAGCGCGGCGTCGCTCTCGGCTGGGCCGGACTGAGCGCGTCACGAGACTGGCGCGGCGAAACCGACCGCGACGGCCGCGAACTCGGCGTCACCGTCGAAAGCGTCGTCGACGAACTCGCCGCCGCGGCCAACCTCGTACAGGGCGAGGGCGACGACGGCACGCCGGTCGTCGTCGTCCGCAACTTCGAGTGGGGCGACCACGGCGAAAGCGAGGCCCACTTCCGCGACATCGACGGCGATTTCGTGCGACAGGCGCTCCGCGACTGGAGCTACGAACCCTAA
- a CDS encoding GNAT family N-acetyltransferase — protein sequence MFVRTARAADVSDIAHICAEGWRDAAANIVAPTEVGSVVDARFSESRLHREVRKADDIHGWVVAVEDGEVVAAGGGGMTDKRRGEVFSLHTHPDVRGSGAGTALLRTMTAKHVVSGAREQWASCLDGDEDTLSFYRARGFDVADSQPHDDLPAATLKLVRRI from the coding sequence ATGTTCGTCCGAACTGCGAGAGCGGCCGACGTATCGGACATCGCCCATATCTGCGCCGAAGGGTGGCGCGACGCGGCGGCGAATATCGTCGCACCGACCGAAGTCGGGTCGGTCGTCGACGCGCGGTTCAGCGAGTCACGTCTCCACCGAGAAGTGCGTAAGGCGGACGACATACATGGGTGGGTCGTCGCTGTCGAGGACGGCGAAGTCGTCGCGGCTGGCGGCGGTGGCATGACGGACAAACGCCGCGGTGAGGTGTTTTCGCTCCACACGCACCCGGATGTGCGGGGGTCGGGTGCCGGCACTGCGCTCCTCCGGACGATGACGGCGAAACACGTCGTCAGCGGTGCGCGCGAGCAGTGGGCGTCCTGTCTCGACGGCGACGAAGACACGCTTTCGTTCTATCGGGCACGAGGGTTCGATGTCGCCGACTCGCAACCACACGACGACCTTCCGGCGGCGACGCTCAAACTCGTCAGACGCATCTGA
- a CDS encoding DUF5518 domain-containing protein yields the protein MTDWKAVAVGFVIILVIGTGGLSIPIIGQIGAGLVGGFAAGYLAGGTLGNGAWNGLVAGSLSGIAVTLLAALLGGLVGLAGGPLGSLLGGVGVFVVGIVLTLIFAIDSAIAGAVGAWVKG from the coding sequence ATGACAGACTGGAAAGCGGTCGCCGTCGGCTTCGTCATCATCCTCGTCATCGGCACCGGCGGGCTGTCAATCCCAATTATCGGGCAAATCGGAGCGGGCCTCGTCGGCGGGTTCGCGGCGGGCTATCTCGCCGGTGGCACGCTCGGCAACGGCGCGTGGAACGGACTGGTCGCCGGGTCGCTGTCCGGTATCGCCGTCACCCTGCTTGCAGCGCTCCTCGGCGGACTCGTGGGACTCGCGGGCGGACCGCTCGGTAGTCTCCTCGGCGGCGTCGGCGTCTTCGTCGTCGGTATCGTCTTGACGCTCATCTTCGCCATCGACAGCGCCATCGCCGGGGCAGTCGGTGCGTGGGTGAAAGGTTGA
- a CDS encoding DUF3179 domain-containing (seleno)protein, producing MDRRAFLGVLSAATAGLAGCTGGNIRPPIAGFPAPENPDPVVKHGFPGTVCGDPPNPFVGIEAILEPAVAPDWEGRNIAEKYRLGYEVGPGLDDDGYVIGIERGGTARAYPLSILWWHEVVNDTLGGDPVLVTYCPICQSGMVAERRVDGEETRFQVSGHLWQPPEIYGFASVQEGRAFGASASSGDADVRNSGNLVLYDEATGSYWSQLLAKAICGPQSGERMRILPSTVTTWGEWRAAHPGTDTVLPLPWSETA from the coding sequence ATGGACCGACGGGCATTTCTCGGCGTTCTCTCGGCCGCAACTGCCGGACTCGCGGGCTGTACCGGCGGGAATATCCGACCGCCGATAGCGGGCTTTCCCGCGCCCGAAAACCCCGACCCGGTGGTCAAACACGGCTTTCCTGGAACCGTCTGTGGCGACCCGCCGAACCCGTTCGTCGGTATCGAGGCGATTCTCGAACCAGCAGTTGCTCCGGATTGGGAGGGCCGGAACATCGCCGAGAAGTACCGCCTCGGCTACGAGGTTGGACCGGGTCTCGACGACGACGGCTACGTGATTGGTATCGAACGCGGGGGCACGGCCCGCGCGTATCCGCTTTCGATTCTCTGGTGGCACGAAGTCGTCAACGACACCCTCGGCGGCGACCCGGTACTCGTGACCTACTGTCCGATTTGTCAGTCCGGAATGGTCGCGGAGCGCCGCGTCGACGGCGAGGAAACGCGCTTTCAGGTTTCCGGACACCTCTGGCAACCGCCCGAAATCTACGGGTTCGCCAGCGTGCAGGAGGGCCGGGCGTTCGGCGCGTCCGCGTCGTCCGGCGACGCCGACGTTCGAAATTCGGGGAATCTCGTCCTCTACGACGAAGCGACCGGAAGCTACTGGAGTCAACTCTTGGCGAAGGCCATCTGCGGGCCGCAGTCGGGCGAACGAATGCGTATTCTTCCATCGACGGTAACGACATGGGGCGAGTGGCGCGCGGCGCACCCGGGGACTGACACGGTGCTTCCGCTGCCGTGGTCGGAGACGGCGTAG
- a CDS encoding DUF367 family protein encodes MDLHVRYEGDDDPKKCTAKKLERFEMATLHGTDRATPYGVVLNPHAERALSPADKDTGALVALDCSWESAEEAMFSLPGEHRALPYLVAANPVNFGRPMQLTTVEALAAALVIFGEKPHAEEILSKFNWGHTFLELNEEPLRRYSECENSTEVVEVQREYLERGE; translated from the coding sequence GTGGACCTGCACGTTCGATACGAGGGTGACGACGACCCGAAGAAGTGCACGGCGAAAAAGCTCGAACGGTTCGAGATGGCGACCCTCCACGGCACGGACCGGGCGACACCCTACGGCGTCGTGCTCAATCCCCACGCCGAGCGGGCGCTCTCGCCTGCTGACAAGGACACGGGCGCGCTCGTCGCGCTCGACTGCTCGTGGGAGTCCGCCGAGGAGGCGATGTTTTCGCTTCCCGGTGAGCATCGCGCGCTCCCGTATCTCGTCGCCGCCAACCCCGTGAATTTCGGTCGTCCGATGCAACTGACGACCGTCGAGGCACTGGCCGCCGCGCTCGTCATCTTCGGCGAGAAGCCGCACGCCGAGGAAATTCTCTCGAAATTCAACTGGGGTCACACCTTCCTCGAACTCAACGAGGAACCGCTGCGGCGCTACAGCGAGTGCGAGAATTCGACCGAGGTCGTCGAAGTTCAGCGCGAGTACCTCGAACGCGGCGAATAG
- a CDS encoding metallophosphoesterase family protein — MRLAILSDTHVPGRVDAIPMWVEDRVRAADLVIHAGDFDSAETLEHLRSLSSRFVGVCGNVDPPEIDLPFVEVVEFNGLTFVVTHGTGTRTGYLSRVAEVVRDAAGTGAVGIAGHIHEVLDEVVDGIRILNPGTATAANPSDDATMMVGSVVDGSLSVEVVRGG; from the coding sequence ATGCGACTCGCTATTTTGAGCGATACGCACGTTCCGGGCCGGGTCGACGCCATTCCGATGTGGGTCGAAGACCGCGTCCGGGCGGCCGACCTCGTGATTCACGCGGGCGATTTCGACTCGGCGGAAACGCTCGAACACCTCCGTTCCCTCTCGTCGAGATTCGTCGGCGTCTGTGGAAACGTCGACCCACCAGAGATTGACCTCCCCTTCGTCGAGGTCGTCGAATTCAATGGACTCACCTTCGTCGTTACGCACGGCACGGGGACGAGAACGGGGTACTTGTCTCGCGTCGCTGAGGTCGTCAGAGACGCCGCGGGAACCGGCGCGGTCGGCATCGCCGGCCACATCCACGAAGTGCTTGACGAGGTCGTCGATGGTATCCGCATCCTGAATCCGGGTACTGCGACGGCTGCGAACCCGAGTGACGACGCGACGATGATGGTCGGCTCGGTCGTCGACGGGTCGCTTTCAGTCGAGGTCGTTCGCGGCGGGTGA
- the engB gene encoding GTP-binding protein EngB, translating to MFEDRPNRDEIVLVGRSNVGKSTLMRELTGHSKFTTGKKPGVTRKPNHFDWTSEKFMFTDLPGFGFMSGVNSDTREAIKTDIVQYIEENADDILAAVLVVDGKSVIDIIDRHTTDESIPHDVEMFYFLDELDIPTVVAVNKMDKVDDRDERLNDLCDRLGLFPPWKQWRNVIAPITAKRGDITNLEEALRSHLHEQGRDDLFKFL from the coding sequence ATGTTCGAAGACCGACCGAACCGCGACGAAATCGTCCTCGTCGGGCGGTCGAACGTGGGCAAGTCGACCCTGATGCGAGAGTTGACTGGTCACAGCAAGTTCACGACGGGAAAGAAACCCGGCGTCACGCGCAAACCCAACCATTTCGACTGGACCTCGGAGAAATTCATGTTCACCGACCTTCCTGGGTTCGGGTTCATGTCGGGCGTCAACAGCGACACCCGCGAGGCCATCAAGACCGATATCGTCCAGTATATCGAGGAGAACGCCGACGATATCCTCGCGGCAGTTCTCGTCGTCGATGGCAAGAGCGTCATCGACATTATCGACCGCCACACCACAGACGAGTCGATTCCGCACGACGTGGAGATGTTCTACTTCCTCGACGAACTCGACATTCCGACCGTCGTCGCCGTGAACAAGATGGACAAAGTCGACGACCGCGACGAGCGCCTGAACGACCTCTGTGACCGTCTCGGTCTCTTCCCGCCGTGGAAGCAGTGGCGGAACGTCATCGCCCCGATTACCGCCAAGCGAGGCGACATCACGAACCTCGAAGAGGCACTCCGGTCGCATCTCCACGAACAGGGTCGCGACGACCTGTTCAAGTTCCTCTAG